The nucleotide sequence TGGTGGTCCTTGGGGCTCTTTGGCGGATTTTGGAGATCTTCAGTGGGTTCTGGTGGACTTTGGGGTTCTTTGGTGAGTTCTGCTGCTCTTCGGGGGCCTCCGGTGGGTTCTGACCGTCTTCGGTGGTCTTTGGGGTTCTTCAGTGGGTTCTGGGGGTCTTTTTGGTTCTTCGGTGCTCCTCAGTGCCTCGTGGGTTTCGGTGCCTCCGTGAGCTGAGGAGCTTCGCTGCCGTCAGTGGGGAAACCGTCGGCTTCCCACCCAAAAAAAAGGTGGTTTTCCACTCCAAAAAAAGTCAGGATTtccacccccccaaaaaaatcttttctcccccctccccgCCTCCCAAAAAAAGGGAGTTTTCCACCCAGAAGGGTTTTCCACCCCTCCCAAGGAGCCCAACCTGGGACGGCTGTGGGTCGGTGCTGGGGAAAAGTCAATTTTCGCCCCTCTCCCGACGGACCCACGGAGCGTCTGCCTGCGGCCGGGAGGCGGCGGGGGAGAAAAGGGCTGGGGGNNNNNNNNNNNNNNNNNNNNNNNNNNNNNNNNNNNNNNNNNNNNNNNNNNNNNNNNNNNNNNNNNNNNNNNNNNNNNNNNNNNNNNNNNNNNNNNNNNNNNNNNNNNNNNNNNNNNNNNNNNNNNNNNNNNNNNNNNNNNNNNNNNNNNNNNNNNNNNNNNNNNNNNNNNNNNNNNNNNNNNNNNNNNNNNNNNNNNNNNNNNNNNNNNNNNNNNNNNNNNNNNNNNNNNNNNNNNNNNNNNNNNNNNNNNNNNNNNNNNNNNNNNNNNNNNNNNNNNNNNNNNNNNNNNNNNNNNNNNNNNNNNNNNNNNNNNNNNNNNNNNNNNNNNNNNNNNNNNNNNNNNNNNNNNNNNNNNNNNNNNNNNNNNNNNNNNNNNNNNNNNNNNNNNNNNNNNNNNNNNNNNNNNNNNNNNNNNNNNNNNNNNNNNNNNNNNNNNNNNNNNNNNNNNNNNNNNNNNNNNNNNNNNNNNNNNNNNNNNNNNNNNNNNNNNNNNNNNNNNNNNNNNNNNNNNNNNNNNNNNNNNNNNNNNNNNNNNNNNNNNNNNNNNNNNNNNNNNNNNNNNNNNNNNNNNNNNNNNNNNNNNNNNNNNNNNNNNNNNNNNNNNNNNNNNNNNNNNNNNNNNNNNNNNNNNNNNNNNNNNNNNNNNNNNNNNNNNNNNNNNNNNNNNNNNNNNNNNNNNNNNNNNNNNNNNNNNNNNNNNNNNNNNNNNNNNNNNNNNNNNNNNNNNNNNNNNNNNNNNNNNNNNNNNNNNNNNNNNNNNNNNNNNNNNNNNNNNNNNNNNNNNNNNNNNNNNNNNNNNNNNNNNNNNNNNNNNNNNNNNNNNNNNNNNNNNNNNNNNNNNNNNNNNNNNNNNNNNNNNNNNNNNNNNNNNNNNNNNNNNNNNNNNNNNNNNNNNNNNNNNNNNNNNNNNNNNNNNNNNNNNNNNNNNNNNNNNNNNNNNNNNNNNNNNNNNNNNNNNNNNNNNNNNNNNNNNNNNNNNNNNNNNNNNNNNNNNNNNNNNNNNNNNNNNNNNNNNNNNNNNNNNNNNNNNNNNNNNNNNNNNNNNNNNNNNNNNNNNNNNNNNNNNNNNNNNNNNNNNNNNNNNNNNNNNNNNNNNNNNNNNNNNNNNNNNNNNNNNNNNNNNNNNNNNNNNNNNNNNNNNNNNNNNNNNNNNNNNNNNNNNNNNNNNNNNNNNNNNNNNNNNNNNNNNNNNNNNNNNNNNNNNNNNNNNNNNNNNNNNNNNNNNNNNNNNNNNNNNNNNNNNNNNNNNNNNNNNNNNNNNNNNNNNNNNNNNNNNNNNNNNNNNNNNNNNNNNNNNNNNNNNNNNNNNNNNNNNNNNNNNNNNNNNNNNNNNNNNNNNNNNNNNNNNNNNNNNNNNNNNNNNNNNNNNNNNNNNNNNNNNNNNNNNNNNNNNNNNNNNNNNNNNNNNNNNNNNNNNNNNNNNNNNNNNNNNNNNNNNNNNNNNNNNNNNNNNNNNNNNNNNNNNNNNNNNNNNNNNNNNNNNNNNNNNNNNNNNNNNNNNNNNNNNNNNNNNNNNNNNNNNNNNNNNNNNNNNNNNNNNNNNNNNNNNNNNNNNNNNNNNNNNNNNNNNNNNNNNNNNNNNNNNNNNNNNNNNNNNNNNNNNNNNNNNNNNNNNNNNNNNNNNNNNNNNNNNNNNNNNNNNNNNNNNNNNNNNNNNNNNNNNNNNNNNNNNNNNNNNNNNNNNNNNNNNNNNNNNNNNNNNNNNNNNNNNNNNNNNNNNNNNNNNNNNNNNNNNNNNNNNNNNNNNNNNNNNNNNNNNNNNNNNNNNNNNNNNNNNNNNNNNNNNNNNNNNNNNNNNNNNNNNNNNNNNNNNNNNNNNNNNNNNNNNNNNNNNNNNNNNNNNNNNNNNNNNNNNNNNNNNNNNNNNNNNNNNNNNNNNNNNNNNNNNNNNNNNNNNNNNNNNNNNNNNNNNNNNNNNNNNNNNNNNNNNNNNNNNNNNNNNNNNNNNNNNNNNNNNNNNNNNNNNNNNNNNNNNNNNNNNNNNNNNNNNNNNNNNNNNNNNNNNNNNNNNNNNNNNNNNNNNNNNNNNNNNNNNNNNNNNNNNNNNNNNNNNNNNNNNNNNNNNNNNNNNNNNNNNNNNNNNNNNNNNNNNNNNNNNNNNNNNNNNNNNNNNNNNNNNNNNNNNNNNNNNNNNNNNNNNNNNNNNNNNNNNNNNNNNNNNNNNNNNNNNNNNNNNNNNNNNNNNNNNNNNNNNNNNNNNNNNNNNNNNNNNNNNNNNNNNNNNNNNNNNNNNNNNNNNNNNNNNNNNNNNNNNNNNNNNNNNNNNNNNNNNNNNNNNNNNNNNNNNNNNNNNNNNNNNNNNNNNNNNNNNNNNNNNNNNNNNNNNNNNNNNNNNNNNNNNNNNNNNNNNNNNNNNNNNNNNNNNNNNNNNNNNNNNNNNNNNNNNNNNNNNNNNNNNNNNNNNNNNNNNNNNNNNNNNNNNNNNNNNNNNNNNNNNNNNNNNNNNNNNNNNNNNNNNNNNNNNNNNNNNNNNNNNNNNNNNNNNNNNNNNNNNNNNNNNNNNNNNNNNNNNNNNNNNNNNNNNNNNNNNNNNNNNNNNNNNNNNNNNNNNNNNNNNNNNNNNNNNNNNNNNNNNNNNNNNNNNNNNNNNNNNNNNNNNNNNNNNNNNNNNNNNNNNNNNNNNNNNNNNNNNNNNNNNNNNNNNNNNNNNNNNNNNNNNNNNNNNNNNNNNNNNNNNNNNNNNNNNNNNNNNNNNNNNNNNNNNNNNNNNNNNNNNNNNNNNNNNNNNNNNNNNNNNNNNNNNNNNNNNNNNNNNNNNNNNNNNNNNNNNNNNNNNNNNNNNNNNNNNNNNNNNNNNNNNNNNNNNNNNNNNNNNNNNNNNNNNNNNNNNNNNNNNNNNNNNNNNNNNNNNNNNNNNNNNNNNNNNNNNNNNNNNNNNNNNNNNNNNNNNNNNNNNNNNNNNNNNNNNNNNNNNNNNNNNNNNNNNNNNNNNNNNNNNNNNNNNNNNNNNNNNNNNNNNNNNNNNNNNNNNNNNNNNNNNNNNNNNNNNNNNNNNNNNNNNNNNNNNNNNNNNNNNNNNNNNNNNNNNNNNNNNNNNNNNNNNNNNNNNNNNNNNNNNNNNNNNNNNNNNNNNNNNNNNNNNNNNNNNNNNNNNNNNNNNNNNNNNNNNNNNNNNNNNNNNNNNNNNNNNNNNNNNNNNNNNNNNNNNNNNNNNNNNNNNNNNNNNNNNNNNNNNNNNNNNNNNNNNNNNNNNNNNNNNNNNNNNNNNNNNNNNNNNNNNNNNNNNNNNNNNNNNNNNNNNNNNNNNNNNNNNNNNNNNNNNNNNNNNNNNNNNNNNNNNNNNNNNNNNNNNNNNNNNNNNNNNNNNNNNNNNNNNNNNNNNNNNNNNNNNNNNNNNNNNNNNNNNNNNNNNNNNNNNNNNNNNNNNNNNNNNNNNNNNNNNNNNNNNNNNNNNNNNNNNNNNNNNNNNNNNNNNNNNNNNNNNNNNNNNNNNNNNNNNNNNNNNNNNNNNNNNNNNNNNNNNNNNNNNNNNNNNNNNNNNNNNNNNNNNNNNNNNNNNNNNNNNNNNNNNNNNNNNNNNNNNNNNNNNNNNNNNNNNNNNNNNNNNNNNNNNNNNNNNNNNNNNNNNNNNNNNNNNNNNNNNNNNNNNNNNNNNNNNNNNNNNNNNNNNNNNNNNNNNNNNNNNNNNNNNNNNNNNNNNNNNNNNNNNNNNNNNNNNNNNNNNNNNNNNNNNNNNNNNNNNNNNNNNNNNNNNNNNNNNNNNNNNNNNNNNNNNNNNNNNNNNNNNNNNNNNNNNNNNNNNNNNNNNNNNNNNNNNNNNNNNNNNNNNNNNNNNNNNNNNNNNNNNNNNNNNNNNNNNNNNNNNNNNNNNNNNNNNNNNNNNNNNNNNNNNNNNNNNNNNNNNNNNNNNNNNNNNNNNNNNNNNNNNNNNNNNNNNNNNNNNNNNNNNNNNNNNNNNNNNNNNNNNNNNNNNNNNNNNNNNNNNNNNNNNNNNNNNNNNNNNNNNNNNNNNNNNNNNNNNNNNNNNNNNNNNNNNNNNNNNNNNNNNNNNNNNNNNNNNNNNNNNNNNNNNNNNNNNNNNNNNNNNNNNNNNNNNNNNNNNNNNNNNNNNNNNNNNNNNNNNNNNNNNNNNNNNNNNNNNNNNNNNNNNNNNNNNNNNNNNNNNNNNNNNNNNNNNNNNNNNNNNNNNNNNNNNNNNNNNNNNNNNNNNNNNNNNNNNNNNNNNNNNNNNNNNNNNNNNNNNNNNNNNNNNNNNNNNNNNNNNNNNNNNNNNNNNNNNNNNNNNNNNNNNNNNNNNNNNNNNNNNNNNNNNNNNNNNNNNNNNNNNNNNNNNNNNNNNNNNNNNNNNNNNNNNNNNNNNNNNNNNNNNNNNNNNNNNNNNNNNNNNNNNNNNNNNNNNNNNNNNNNNNNNNNNNNNNNNNNNNNNNNNNNNNNNNNNNNNNNNNNNNNNNNNNNNNNNNNNNNNNNNNNNNNNNNNNNNNNNNNNNNNNNNNNNNNNNNNNNNNNNNNNNNNNNNNNNNNNNNNNNNNNNNNNNNNNNNNNNNNNNNNNNNNNNNNNNNNNNNNNNNNNNNNNNNNNNNNNNNNNNNNNNNNNNNNNNNNNNNNNNNNNNNNNNNNNNNNNNNNNNNNNNNNNNNNNNNNNNNNNNNNNNNNNNNNNNNNNNNNNNNNNNNNNNNNNNNNNNNNNNNNNNNNNNNNNNNNNNNNNNNNNNNNNNNNNNNNNNNNNNNNNNNNNNNNNNNNNNNNNNNNNNNNNNNNNNNNNNNNNNNNNNNNNNNNNNNNNNNNNNNNNNNNNNNNNNNNNNNNNNNNNNNNNNNNNNNNNNNNNNNNNNNNNNNNNNNNNNNNNNNNNNNNNNNNNNNNNNNNNNNNNNNNNNNNNNNNNNNNNNNNNNNNNNNNNNNNNNNNNNNNNNNNNNNNNNNNNNNNNNNNNNNNNNNNNNNNNNNNNNNNNNNNNNNNNNNNNNNNNNNNNNNNNNNNNNNNNNNNNNNNNNNNNNNNNNNNNNNNNNNNNNNNNNNNNNNNNNNNNNNNNNNNNNNNNNNNNNNNNNNNNNNNNNNNNNNNNNNNNNNNNNNNNNNNNNNNNNNNNNNNNNNNNNNNNNNNNNNNNNNNNNNNNNNNNNNNNNNNNNNNNNNNNNNNNNNNNNNNNNNNNNNNNNNNNNNNNNNNNNNNNNNNNNNNNNNNNNNNNNNNNNNNNNNNNNNNNNNNNNNNNNNNNNNNNNNNNNNNNNNNNNNNNNNNNNNNNNNNNNNNNNNNNNNNNNNNNNNNNNNNNNNNNNNNNNNNNNNNNNNNNNNNNNNNNNNNNNNNNNNNNNNNNNNNNNNNNNNNNNNNNNNNNNNNNNNNNNNNNNNNNNNNNNNNNNNNNNNNNNNNNNNNNNNNNNNNNNNNNNNNNNNNNNNNNNNNNNNNNNNNNNNNNNNNNNNNNNNNNNNNNNNNNNNNNNNNNNNNNNNNNNNNNNNNNNNNNNNNNNNNNNNNNNNNNNNNNNNNNNNNNNNNNNNNNNNNNNNNNNNNNNNNNNNNNNNNNNNNNNNNNNNNNNNNNNNNNNNNNNNNNNNNNNNNNNNNNNNNNNNNNNNNNNNNNNNNNNNNNNNNNNNNNNNNNNNNNNNNNNNNNNNNNNNNNNNNNNNNNNNNNNNNNNNNNNNNNNNNNNNNNNNNNNNNNNNNNNNNNNNNNNNNNNNNNNNNNNNNNNNNNNNNNNNNNNNNNNNNNNNNNNNNNNNNNNNNNNNNNNNNNNNNNNNNNNNNNNNNNNNNNNNNNNNNNNNNNNNNNNNNNNNNNNNNNNNNNNNNNNNNNNNNNNNNNNNNNNNNNNNNNNNNNNNNNNNNNNNNNNNNNNNNNNNNNNNNNNNNNNNNNNNNNNNNNNNNNNNNNNNNNNNNNNNNNNNNNNNNNNNNNNNNNNNNNNNNNNNNNNNNNNNNNNNNNNNNNNNNNNNNNNNNNNNNNNNNNNNNNNNNNNNNNNNNNNNNNNNNNNNNNNNNNNNNNNNNNNNNNNNNNNNNNNNNNNNNNNNNNNNNNNNNNNNNNNNNNNNNNNNNNNNNNNNNNNNNNNNNNNNNNNNNNNNNNNNNNNNNNNNNNNNNNNNNNNNNNNNNNNNNNNNNNNNNNNNNNNNNNNNNNNNNNNNNNNNNNNNNNNNNNNNNNNNNNNNNNNNNNNNNNNNNNNNNNNNNNNNNNNNNNNNNNNNNNNNNNNNNNNNNNNNNNNNNNNNNNNNNNNNNNNNNNNNNNNNNNNNNNNNNNNNNNNNNNNNNNNNNNNNNNNNNNNNNNNNNNNNNNNNNNNNNNNNNNNNNNNNNNNNNNNNNNNNNNNNNNNNNNNNNNNNNNNNNNNNNNNNNNNNNNNNNNNNNNNNNNNNNNNNNNNNNNNNNNNNNNNNNNNNNNNNNNNNNNNNNNNNNNNNNNNNNNNNNNNNNNNNNNNNNNNNNNNNNNNNNNNNNNNNNNNNNNNNNNNNNNNNNNNNNNNNNNNNNNNNNNNNNNNNNNNNNNNNNNNNNNNNNNNNNNNNNNNNNNNNNNNNNNNNNNNNNNNNNNNNNNNNNNNNNNNNNNNNNNNNNNNNNNNNNNNNNNNNNNNNNNNNNNNNNNNNNNNNNNNNNNNNNNNNNNNNNNNNNNNNNNNNNNNNNNNNNNNNNNNNNNNNNNNNNNNNNNNNNNNNNNNNNNNNNNNNNNNNNNNNNNNNNNNNNNNNNNNNNNNNNNNNNNNNNNNNNNNNNNNNNNNNNNNNNNNNNNNNNNNNNNNNNNNNNNNNNNNNNNNNNNNNNNNNNNNNNNNNNNNNNNNNNNNNNNNNNNNNNNNNNNNNNNNNNNNNNNNNNNNNNNNNNNNNNNNNNNNNNNNNNNNNNNNNNNNNNNNNNNNNNNNNNNNNNNNNNNNNNNNNNNNNNNNNNNNNNNNNNNNNNNNNNNNNNNNNNNNNNNNNNNNNNNNNNNNNNNNNNNNNNNNNNNNNNNNNNNNNNNNNNNNNNNNNNNNNNNNNNNNNNNNNNNNNNNNNNNNNNNNNNNNNNNNNNNNNNNNNNNNNNNNNNNNNNNNNNNNNNNNNNNNNNNNNNNNNNNNNNNNNNNNNNNNNNNNNNNNNNNNNNNNNNNNNNNNNNNNNNNNNNNNNNNNNNNNNNNNNNNNNNNNNNNNNNNNNNNNNNNNNNNNNNNNNNNNNNNNNNNNNNNNNNNNNNNNNNNNNNNNNNNNNNNNNNNNNNNNNNNNNNNNNNNNNNNNNNNNNNNNNNNNNNNNNNNNNNNNNNNNNNNNNNNNNNNNNNNNNNNNNNNNNNNNNNNNNNNNNNNNNNNNNNNNNNNNNNNNNNNNNNNNNNNNNNNNNNNNNNNNNNNNNNNNNNNNNNNNNNNNNNNNNNNNNNNNNNNNNNNNNNNNNNNNNNNNNNNNNNNNNNNNNNNNNNNNNNNNNNNNNNNNNNNNNNNNNNNNNNNNNNNNNNNNNNNNNNNNNNNNNNNNNNNNNNNNNNNNNNNNNNNNNNNNNNNNNNNNNNNNNNNNNNNNNNNNNNNNNNNNNNNNNNNNNNNNNNNNNNNNNNNNNNNNNNNNNNNNNTTCCtctcccctttttccttttttaaaataaagctgtgcctgctctgctggcaaCGCTACGACATCACGGCGAGGCAGAGCCTCCAGCCCTCACCCTTCCTGTAGTCCTGGGCGGAGGGCAGCATCCCCTGGTAGACGTGGTAGGGCAGCAGCCTCTGTAAGGCGTCCTCGAAGGAGTGGAAGGAGGTCTTGTAATCGGGATGCAGCACTGCCCCCTGATGTTTGTGCAGCTGCTCCAAGAAGCTGCAAGAGAggaagagcacagagctgctgcgGAGCTCAGCAGGCGCTGCACGGGTGGGATCCCCGCTTCCCCCCCCGATACGGGAcaaggctgggagctgctctcAGGATGAGAAAGAAGCCAGGGAAGGATTCTGAAGGGAGGAGCAGCCCGACACTGCCGGGCGGTGCAGGGCGGCATCGCACCTCCCAGGGAGAGGCAGCGACGTGAGGACCCTCAGCTGAGCGCTCCCCGGGCGCAGCTTCACCCAAACCCCCCACGCTGCCCCACTGCACGCGGAcgtcctgctgtgctgcaatgCTTCGGGCCCCCCCGCAGCCCCCGCAGCCCCCGCAGCCCCCGCACTCACCAGGCCTCTTTGCTGGGCTGTAGTGTGGGAGTTTTCTTCAGGCTCCCCAGCTTGCTGTCATACTtgggggaaagagagaagagaggtgAGAGCAGGGGTGAGAGCAGCCGTGCGGGCGAACACGTCTGTGCTAAGGGGAGCTCTGCCTCTTCGAGGGGGTTAGGAACAGAACTGTTGGAAGGGCTCTAAACAGACAAGGAACGGGTTTAATTGCTTCAGAACTGGGGAGGCgagcaaaaggagaaagcagagactGTCAGGGAGGAGAAACGCTTCCGCTCATCCGGAGCGGTTTGGGGTGGAATTCGTTTCCACGCGAGCTCaccagctgctggctctgcaccGAGGGCACGAGCTGCGAGAGTCCCTTCCCCACCACCTGGATCTGCAGCGGCCCCTTCCCCAGGTTCAGGCCCGAGACGGAGCTGATCACCCCCGGTTTGGTCTGCGGGAGGCACAGAGAGCGTCGGCGTTTGGAATCCCAGCAAGAACTCAAGAAGCGCTCGTTAAGTAATTCATTATCTCACAGAGAAAGGAGCAAAGCTCCCCTCCCCGGGACTTCCGTCAATATCACAGGGAATGGTTTTAGTCGCGAAAAACGCGTGTGGGGGGGAAAAGCCGTTCCAGGGAattcattcctccttttctgagggcagctgctgccaccaaGGGCTTTCGCTACCCTCCGAGTTCCCGTTGGGATGGGAAGCTGTGACCCCTGCTCTCACCTGCACCGGCTGCGGCATCGCCAGGGATG is from Meleagris gallopavo isolate NT-WF06-2002-E0010 breed Aviagen turkey brand Nicholas breeding stock unplaced genomic scaffold, Turkey_5.1 ChrUn_random_7180001880740, whole genome shotgun sequence and encodes:
- the LOC104916280 gene encoding BRD4-interacting chromatin-remodeling complex-associated protein-like, giving the protein MVPGQFQPLSAIPNPAPQQKQILDRFQQVPQGIILQTKQQTPTSQASPALNQFSSQSSSVLVSSQGQPVTVTATPSPAHSHSGPPSSAGGTAPPPSDSKPFSSAAVPIAAGKGPTATGKPGASLAMPQPVQTKPGVISSVSGLNLGKGPLQIQVVGKGLSQLVPSVQSQQLYDSKLGSLKKTPTLQPSKEACFLEQLHKHQGAVLHPDYKTSFHSFEDALQRLLPYHVYQGMLPSAQDYRKGEGWRLCLAVMS